One genomic region from Rattus norvegicus strain BN/NHsdMcwi chromosome 10, GRCr8, whole genome shotgun sequence encodes:
- the Or1f21b gene encoding olfactory receptor Olr1355 (The RefSeq protein has 2 substitutions compared to this genomic sequence) produces MSSTNQSSVTEFLLLGLSRQPQQQQLLFLLFLTMYLATVLGNLLIILAISTDARLHTPMYFFIMILSFTDVCFSSTTVPKVLANYMLRSQTISFSGCLTHLYFLCVFADMDNFLLAVMAYDRFVAICHPLHYTTKMTNKFCVLLIVGSWVLTNLNALLHTLLMAQLSFCGDNIIPHFFCDATPLLKLSCSDTHLNDLMILTEGTMIVVTPFFCILISYIHITCAVLRVSSPRGGWKAFSTCVSHLAVVCLFYGTIISLYFNPSSSHFAGKDMAGAMMYTVVTPMLNPFIYSLTNRDMKGALRKVFTLNLHLPIRLRKSHT; encoded by the coding sequence ATGAGCAGCACCAACCAGTCCAGTGTCACCGAGTTCCTCCTCCTGGGACTCTCCAGgcagccccagcagcagcagctcctcttCCTGCTTTTCCTCACTATGTACCTGGCCACTGTCCTGGGAAACCTGCTCATCATCCTGGCCATCAGCACAGACGCCCGCctgcacacccccatgtacttcttcatCATGATCCTGTCCTTTACGGATGTCTGCTTCTCCTCCACCACTGTCCCCAAAGTATTGGCCAATTACATGCTCAGGAGTCAAACTATTTCCTTCTCTGGGTGTCTCACGCATTTgtactttctctgtgtgtttgctgatatggacaatttcctgctggctgtgatggcctatgaccgATTTGTGGCCATATGCCACCCTTTACACTATACAACAAAGATGACCAATAAGCTCTGTGTCCTTCTTATTGTGGGGTCCTGGGTGTTAACAAACCTGAATGCTCTGTTGCACACACTGCTGATGACTCAACTCTCCTTTTGTGGGGACAACATCATCCCTCACTTCTTCTGTGATGCAACTCCCCTCCTGAAACTCTCCTGCTCGGACACACATCTCAATGACCTGATGATTCTTACAGAGGGAACTATGATAGTAGTCACCCCATTTTTCTGCATTTTGATCTCCTACATCCACATCACCTGTGCTGTCCTGAGAGTCTCATCCCCTAGAGGAGGATGGAAAGCCTTCTCCACCTGTGTCTCACACCTGGCTGTGGTCTGCCTCTTCTACGGCACCATCATATCCCTGTATTTCAACCCCTCATCCTCCCACTTTGCTGGGAAGGATATGGCAGGTGCCATGATGTACACAGTGGTGACCCCCATGCTGAATCCTTTCATCTACAGCCTGACGAACAGGGACATGAAAGGGGCTTTAAGGAAAGTATTTACCTTGAATCTACATCTACCAATAAGGCTTAGAAAATCACATACATAA